One window from the genome of Thermaerobacter marianensis DSM 12885 encodes:
- a CDS encoding sigma-E factor regulatory protein RseB domain-containing protein, whose protein sequence is MEGKGPMASWRDWNRRRFRALREERLDRMIDALNEERRPPVPAEPEEAELLAVARMLKSLRGASDPAEGWRPLVAAGQPGSSMPGRLVCRRGGAKSEVGGPWGYGGGAAGRGLGTIGALDALHTRDAGDRERCLADAGEWEGADALGGREQDDTRAVEREGAWTRSRRRRVGIAAAALIAGLALAATFAPWPQIPGLSGWLRAELGLGPAPETDVVYAMEQAVAQLRSYHGVLEKRAANAAGETWLVRRIEVWVDGDRYMTRDDTGVVTVHDGRRKWQVRPAERVVAVLPPLPDVRPFDLEDQARAALRYSHQVVGREQVAGRDAIRLRIEPPGGLPYDLWVDAETHLPLRLRTAMQNGLQTETTFVRFEANAPVDLARFRFEVPAGYRVEEENPGQLVDTPAEAAAIAGFTPLLPGETPRRILAARDRVVLDYGETVIVEEPAQGPFEPQPNAALGAVGQDGVLEVFGERLRWRQQGLEITVEGPQRVELARALAPDIQLPDPNRDPGAGTGFDPEVEVSVDMEVERGSQQQVDAGHSPWMLDPVQVAGAFLLGQFGEQVGDYGALVDRNIRVVHNDGRRAVVEVQVGPVARVYLKRLVRQDETGIWTVVGYDPRGS, encoded by the coding sequence ATGGAAGGGAAGGGCCCGATGGCTTCCTGGCGCGACTGGAACCGGCGTCGCTTCCGGGCCCTCCGCGAGGAGCGGCTCGACCGGATGATCGACGCCCTGAACGAGGAGCGTCGTCCCCCGGTGCCGGCGGAGCCCGAGGAGGCAGAGCTCTTAGCGGTGGCCCGCATGCTGAAGAGCCTGCGTGGCGCGTCGGATCCGGCGGAGGGGTGGAGGCCGCTGGTCGCCGCCGGCCAGCCGGGTTCGTCCATGCCGGGGCGGCTGGTTTGCCGCCGTGGGGGCGCCAAATCCGAGGTGGGAGGCCCGTGGGGGTACGGTGGAGGCGCCGCCGGAAGAGGGCTCGGGACAATCGGCGCCCTCGACGCCCTCCACACCCGCGACGCCGGCGACAGGGAGCGTTGCCTGGCCGACGCCGGGGAGTGGGAGGGTGCCGACGCCCTTGGCGGCAGGGAACAGGACGACACCCGGGCCGTGGAACGGGAAGGCGCTTGGACACGCAGCCGCCGGCGGCGCGTGGGGATCGCCGCGGCGGCCCTGATCGCCGGGCTGGCGCTGGCGGCCACCTTCGCGCCGTGGCCCCAGATCCCCGGCCTCAGCGGGTGGCTCCGGGCGGAGCTTGGGCTCGGACCGGCGCCGGAGACCGACGTGGTCTACGCCATGGAGCAGGCCGTCGCCCAGCTCCGCAGCTACCATGGGGTGCTCGAGAAGCGCGCCGCCAACGCGGCCGGCGAGACCTGGCTGGTACGGCGGATCGAAGTCTGGGTCGACGGCGACCGTTACATGACCCGGGACGACACGGGCGTGGTCACGGTGCATGACGGCCGGCGCAAGTGGCAGGTTCGTCCCGCCGAGAGGGTCGTGGCGGTCCTGCCCCCGCTGCCCGACGTGCGCCCCTTCGACCTTGAGGACCAGGCGCGCGCCGCCCTGCGCTATTCCCACCAGGTGGTGGGCCGCGAGCAGGTCGCGGGTCGCGACGCAATCCGGCTGCGCATCGAACCGCCCGGCGGCCTGCCCTACGACCTCTGGGTCGACGCCGAGACCCACCTGCCCCTGCGCCTGCGGACGGCGATGCAGAACGGCCTGCAGACCGAGACCACCTTCGTCCGGTTCGAGGCCAACGCGCCCGTCGACCTGGCCCGGTTCCGTTTCGAGGTGCCGGCGGGCTACCGCGTCGAGGAGGAGAACCCCGGGCAGCTGGTGGACACACCCGCCGAGGCGGCGGCCATCGCCGGCTTCACCCCGCTGCTGCCGGGCGAGACGCCCCGTCGGATCCTGGCGGCTCGGGACCGGGTGGTCCTGGACTACGGTGAGACGGTGATCGTGGAAGAACCGGCCCAGGGGCCGTTCGAGCCCCAGCCGAACGCCGCCCTCGGCGCCGTCGGCCAGGACGGCGTGCTGGAGGTGTTCGGCGAGCGGCTGCGCTGGCGCCAGCAGGGGCTCGAGATCACCGTCGAGGGGCCGCAGCGGGTCGAACTGGCCCGCGCCCTGGCACCGGACATCCAGCTCCCCGATCCCAACCGGGATCCCGGCGCCGGAACCGGCTTCGACCCCGAGGTCGAGGTCTCCGTCGACATGGAGGTGGAGCGCGGTTCGCAACAACAGGTAGACGCCGGTCACTCCCCATGGATGCTGGATCCCGTCCAGGTCGCGGGGGCGTTCCTCCTGGGCCAGTTCGGGGAGCAGGTGGGCGACTACGGCGCCCTGGTCGACCGGAACATCCGCGTCGTCCACAACGACGGCAGGCGCGCCGTCGTGGAGGTCCAGGTCGGCCCGGTCGCGCGGGTGTACCTCAAGCGGCTGGTGCGCCAGGACGAGACGGGGATCTGGACGGTGGTGGGTTACGATCCGCGCGGGTCGTGA
- a CDS encoding ABC transporter permease, which produces MNGRGRLRLILHMARMELRLARRGLVIWTGVLVGVVALYLGLFESIQDPVMVEALKAMPESLLKAFSFTPAMIADVNSYYGVYIMGYLVLLATIYGLMQAGGSVAREPDLGAVEFLYTRPVTRRQVMVAKIAAFVVCAVALWVAILAVSTLVGWAVAGDAYDLGRQRWTHLAGFCATLAAGGAGFALAPFFPRAQTAISAGVGVGLTSFVLHALSQVADRLRPIGYVSLQRYTALDQAAAGDPDVGGLLVLTAVFLVGALAGTMILQRKDFA; this is translated from the coding sequence ATGAACGGTCGTGGCCGGCTGCGGCTCATCCTGCACATGGCGCGCATGGAGCTGCGGCTGGCCCGCCGCGGCCTCGTGATCTGGACCGGTGTGCTGGTCGGCGTCGTCGCGCTCTACCTGGGTCTGTTCGAGTCCATCCAGGACCCGGTGATGGTGGAGGCGCTCAAGGCCATGCCCGAGAGCCTGCTGAAGGCCTTCAGCTTCACCCCGGCGATGATCGCCGACGTCAACAGCTACTACGGCGTGTACATCATGGGTTATCTCGTGCTCCTGGCGACCATCTACGGCCTGATGCAGGCGGGCGGCAGCGTGGCCCGGGAGCCCGACCTGGGGGCGGTGGAGTTCCTCTACACGCGGCCCGTGACCCGGCGTCAGGTGATGGTCGCCAAGATCGCCGCCTTCGTCGTTTGTGCGGTTGCCCTCTGGGTGGCGATCCTGGCCGTCAGCACGCTGGTGGGCTGGGCGGTGGCCGGCGACGCCTACGACCTCGGCCGCCAGCGGTGGACGCACCTGGCGGGGTTCTGCGCTACCCTGGCTGCTGGCGGCGCGGGGTTCGCCCTCGCGCCCTTCTTCCCTCGCGCCCAGACGGCCATCTCCGCCGGCGTCGGCGTCGGGCTGACCTCCTTCGTCCTCCACGCCTTGAGCCAGGTCGCCGACCGGCTGCGTCCTATCGGCTACGTCAGCCTGCAGCGCTACACCGCCCTCGATCAGGCCGCGGCGGGGGATCCCGATGTGGGGGGCCTGCTCGTCCTGACCGCCGTCTTCCTGGTGGGTGCGCTGGCCGGTACGATGATTCTCCAGCGGAAGGACTTCGCGTGA
- a CDS encoding TetR/AcrR family transcriptional regulator: MGTGPARAADASPRERILDAAVAEFADRGYVRASLSRIAQRAGVAKGLVLYYFGSKDDLYRAAVDRALQPVEAALEEATPDLPRDLFERLRRLGAIKLKVYRDHPDAYRLIVRSMVDPAVSAEFRQRLGEAAARSQELLYRDVDASRLRPGVTVEEAVELLLLVGDGLLPRIVAAIRQRPDLGYADLEHWVQKWERYLALVRDGLYKPS; the protein is encoded by the coding sequence GTGGGGACCGGCCCGGCCAGGGCGGCCGATGCCAGCCCCCGCGAGCGCATCCTCGACGCCGCCGTGGCCGAGTTCGCAGACCGCGGCTACGTGCGCGCCTCCCTCAGCCGCATCGCCCAGCGGGCCGGCGTCGCCAAGGGCCTGGTGCTCTACTACTTCGGCAGCAAGGACGACCTCTACCGGGCGGCCGTGGACCGCGCGCTCCAGCCCGTCGAGGCGGCCCTCGAGGAGGCGACGCCGGACCTGCCCCGGGATCTCTTCGAACGGCTCCGCCGCCTGGGGGCGATCAAGCTGAAGGTGTACCGGGACCACCCGGACGCCTACCGGTTGATCGTCCGGTCCATGGTCGACCCGGCGGTGTCCGCCGAGTTCCGCCAGCGGCTGGGCGAGGCGGCGGCCCGGAGCCAGGAGCTGCTCTACCGTGACGTCGATGCCAGCCGCCTGCGGCCTGGGGTCACCGTCGAGGAGGCGGTGGAACTGCTCCTGCTGGTCGGCGACGGCCTCCTGCCGCGCATCGTCGCCGCCATCCGCCAGCGTCCCGACCTGGGGTACGCCGACCTCGAGCACTGGGTCCAGAAGTGGGAACGCTATCTCGCGCTGGTCCGGGACGGTCTCTACAAGCCGTCCTGA
- a CDS encoding RNA polymerase sigma factor, with translation MPERANAGSPPASGEDAVRQWYDATWPWLYRFVYARVQNREEAEDVTQETVLRVLRGGRAAGRGGSGASGCAAGAGGPSTSDRVACGADGPGSGIKGLEIADAMAEAGRTGFPPPDALVRTIALNLIRDRWRRQRRDGATVPLEEALLQGTAPPREGAPGDAGAAVVVDRVWLEDRLRRLPPAYREVLHWRIVVGLSRAETARQMRRSEAAIRGLQYRALTALRDLLREVDR, from the coding sequence ATGCCCGAACGAGCGAATGCCGGATCGCCGCCTGCATCCGGCGAGGACGCGGTCCGGCAGTGGTACGACGCGACCTGGCCCTGGCTCTACCGGTTCGTCTACGCCCGCGTCCAGAACCGCGAGGAGGCCGAGGACGTGACCCAGGAGACCGTGCTGCGCGTCCTGCGAGGTGGGCGGGCGGCGGGCCGTGGTGGCTCCGGTGCGTCGGGTTGCGCCGCAGGCGCTGGTGGACCCAGTACGTCCGACCGCGTCGCCTGCGGTGCCGACGGACCCGGTTCCGGCATCAAGGGGCTTGAGATCGCGGACGCAATGGCGGAGGCGGGGCGGACGGGCTTTCCCCCGCCCGACGCCCTGGTCCGCACCATCGCCCTCAACCTGATCCGTGACCGCTGGCGGCGGCAGCGCCGGGACGGGGCGACCGTGCCTCTCGAAGAGGCCCTGTTGCAGGGGACCGCCCCACCCCGCGAAGGCGCCCCAGGCGACGCCGGTGCGGCCGTGGTCGTCGACCGCGTCTGGCTGGAGGACCGGCTGCGACGACTCCCACCCGCGTACCGGGAGGTGCTGCACTGGCGCATCGTCGTCGGGTTGTCGAGGGCCGAGACCGCCCGGCAGATGCGGCGGAGCGAGGCCGCCATCCGCGGCCTGCAATACCGGGCTCTCACGGCGCTGCGGGACCTTTTGCGGGAGGTGGACCGCTGA